CAGGATCGCCAGATCGACGCGTGGCAGCAACTCGCGGGCCTGATGACCGCCGGCCGCCTGCAAGACCTCGTACCCCGCGCCGCTCAGGTAGGCGTGCAGGATTTCCAGGATGGCCGGATCATCATCGACGATCAGAACGCGGGCCATGCCCGCCTTCCGCCCAATCCCTGGGTCACAACCCTCGTTTGATCAGCCACTGGCGGTAAACGTACATCTCGTTGGCCTGGGTGCGGATGATGTCGCGGGCCAGGCCCAGCACGCGCGCGTCGCTGCTCTTTTGTAGGGCCAGGCTCGCCATGTCAATGGCGCTGGCGTGGTGCGGCAGCATGCCCTCTACCAGGCCACGGTCACTGTCCTTGTTGGCCTTAAGCGTGGTGATCATGCCGGTCATCTCGCTCATCATCCCGTTCTGCGCGCTCTTGTCCATGCCGCCGAGGGCCTTCAGCCAGGTATTCATCTGGCCGATCTCTTTTTGCTGCACGCTGAGGATGTCTGCCGTCCAGCGCTTGACCTGGGTGTCCTTGACGTTGTTCAGCACCGTTTTGCTCATGTCCACCGCGCCCTGGTGGTGAACGATCATCATGGAGAGAAAGGCGCGGTCAAAGGC
The Deinococcus humi genome window above contains:
- a CDS encoding DUF305 domain-containing protein gives rise to the protein MKRCALLLTLSLTPLAHAQMTMPGMNHGTPMNGSLETLKGRAFDRAFLSMMIVHHQGAVDMSKTVLNNVKDTQVKRWTADILSVQQKEIGQMNTWLKALGGMDKSAQNGMMSEMTGMITTLKANKDSDRGLVEGMLPHHASAIDMASLALQKSSDARVLGLARDIIRTQANEMYVYRQWLIKRGL